The Verrucomicrobiota bacterium genome includes a window with the following:
- a CDS encoding Smr/MutS family protein, producing KIARMIGLPQSIIDRSLALMSPEERELKDVLGAMKAEQERLRRERQLAEEDRREAAGEQARLRAQLEQARVEAGQVKTEMLEAKREVLEERRRLLRDGRRQVEKMVARLGTREEVLAAKKQLADEADGVDRELVHVSEELEELAPKPVQRRPLDKPHEGLMVWVPSLNDTGAIVRVYGGGKYVDVLVNKTQFKVPVKGLELVEDAAGPAAKAAPKAARAGEHGPAPLGGTAEINLIGKRVEEAQIELERFVAQASANGYSTVRVIHGYGTGALREGVRGQLRLDPHVKSFEDAEVAGGGAAVTVAHLR from the coding sequence AAGATCGCGCGCATGATCGGGCTGCCGCAGTCGATCATCGACCGGAGCTTGGCGCTCATGTCGCCGGAGGAGCGCGAGCTCAAAGATGTGCTCGGCGCGATGAAGGCCGAGCAGGAACGACTGCGGCGCGAACGGCAACTTGCCGAGGAGGACCGCCGTGAGGCGGCCGGCGAGCAGGCGCGGCTCAGGGCGCAGCTCGAGCAGGCGCGCGTCGAGGCGGGTCAGGTCAAGACGGAGATGCTCGAGGCGAAGCGCGAGGTGCTCGAGGAGCGGCGGCGCCTCCTGCGCGACGGGCGGAGGCAGGTCGAGAAGATGGTGGCCCGGCTGGGCACGCGCGAGGAGGTTCTCGCGGCGAAGAAGCAACTGGCCGACGAGGCCGACGGCGTGGACCGCGAGCTGGTGCACGTGAGCGAGGAGCTCGAGGAGCTCGCTCCGAAGCCGGTGCAGCGGCGGCCGCTCGACAAGCCACACGAGGGGCTGATGGTCTGGGTGCCGTCGCTCAACGATACTGGCGCGATCGTGCGCGTCTACGGCGGGGGCAAGTATGTCGACGTGCTCGTGAACAAGACGCAGTTCAAGGTGCCGGTGAAGGGCCTCGAGCTCGTCGAGGACGCGGCGGGGCCGGCGGCGAAGGCGGCGCCGAAAGCGGCGCGGGCAGGCGAGCATGGTCCCGCGCCCTTGGGCGGCACGGCGGAGATCAACCTGATCGGCAAGCGGGTTGAAGAGGCCCAGATCGAGCTCGAGCGCTTTGTCGCACAGGCGTCGGCCAACGGCTATTCGACGGTGCGCGTTATCCACGGCTACGGCACGGGCGCCCTGCGTGAAGGCGTGCGCGGGCAGCTCCGGCTCGACCCGCACGTCAAGTCGTTCGAGGACGCCGAGGTGGCGGGTGGCGGTGCGGCGGTGACCGTGGCCCATCTGCGCTGA